One region of Syntrophobacter fumaroxidans MPOB genomic DNA includes:
- the rfaQ gene encoding putative lipopolysaccharide heptosyltransferase III: MTLNNINNILVIKFKHIGDVLVTTPLFRNLRIHFPDARICASVIHNTVEMLSDNPDIDAIFPVNRRSGLWTQLRLIGELRRNRFDLVIDLSEGDRGAIVAFLTGSPCRLGYRRRRSKFMGRDLLFTDLMSSVDNDKHAVRYHLEPLRALGLPVKTEKMRLQWTDAVEEKVDRLLRERGLKEQPFVVVHPTSRWLFKSWTPEGNSAVIDFLRERCRLPVVVTCSDDPNELAVVKSIMHGVRVPVVDLAGQLTLKELASLIRKAVLFFGVDTAPMHIAAAVGTPVVALFGPSGDHMWGPWGHSHVVVSQPWDCRPCGRAGCNDSGSSRCLETIRAETVIDALSAKLRDLGFTPS, translated from the coding sequence ATGACCTTGAACAACATAAACAACATATTGGTGATCAAGTTCAAACATATCGGCGACGTGCTCGTGACCACGCCTTTGTTTCGGAACTTGCGGATCCACTTTCCCGACGCCAGGATCTGCGCGAGCGTGATCCACAACACGGTTGAAATGCTGTCGGACAATCCCGACATCGACGCGATTTTCCCCGTGAACCGGAGGTCCGGCCTGTGGACACAACTCCGTCTCATCGGGGAGCTTCGCAGGAACCGGTTCGATCTGGTCATCGATCTCAGCGAGGGCGACCGAGGCGCCATCGTGGCGTTCCTTACAGGCAGCCCCTGCCGCCTGGGCTACCGCAGGCGACGCAGTAAATTCATGGGTAGAGATCTGCTCTTCACCGATTTGATGAGCAGCGTCGACAACGACAAACACGCCGTGCGCTACCACCTCGAACCCTTGCGCGCCCTGGGGCTCCCGGTCAAGACGGAAAAGATGCGCCTGCAATGGACCGATGCGGTGGAGGAAAAAGTGGACCGGCTGCTCCGTGAACGGGGACTCAAGGAACAGCCGTTTGTGGTGGTTCATCCGACGTCGCGCTGGCTTTTCAAGAGCTGGACCCCGGAAGGCAACTCCGCCGTCATCGATTTCCTGCGGGAACGCTGCCGATTGCCGGTGGTCGTTACCTGCAGCGATGACCCGAATGAGCTGGCCGTGGTGAAGAGCATCATGCACGGCGTCCGGGTGCCGGTCGTCGACTTGGCCGGACAGTTGACCCTCAAGGAACTGGCGTCCCTGATCCGGAAGGCGGTCCTCTTTTTCGGGGTCGATACAGCCCCCATGCACATCGCCGCGGCGGTGGGCACGCCAGTGGTGGCGCTGTTCGGGCCTTCGGGCGATCACATGTGGGGCCCCTGGGGCCACAGTCACGTCGTCGTGAGCCAACCGTGGGACTGTCGCCCGTGCGGCCGCGCCGGGTGCAATGACAGTGGGAGCAGCAGGTGCCTCGAAACGATCCGCGCGGAAACGGTGATCGACGCCCTGTCCGCGAAACTCCGGGACCTCGGCTTCACGCCCTCCTAG
- a CDS encoding glycosyltransferase family 9 protein — protein sequence MRMTGNQSHHDNRTGGADAESSAPPGLRLPSRERVKFLLIRRDNIGDLVCTTPSILALRRTFPQSRIDLMVNGYNADAIVGLPELDTVHIYHKSKHGRFRYGWQNHFHLLDLFRKIRRERYDVAIGVAGQFNKTTARFTLMSGAFHRIGYASRASAIPLFERLCYTRLVAPPDPGCGAHEVELSYRLLAPLGIRDTPGPMKLAVRRECLQEIRDLLLSRNAVGPVVGLHISSRRPENRWAPENFVELARMVSRERPETKFLILWAPGDASNPYHPGDDRKARDIAEALRDCAVPCRTDTIPRLTAAMSACRLVICGDGGAMHIAAALQRPVVAIFGSSDASRWRPWGTKCELLQKGRKADDNSVEEVYRCCGKLMIGS from the coding sequence ATGCGGATGACCGGCAATCAGAGCCATCACGACAACCGCACCGGCGGGGCCGATGCGGAATCGAGCGCCCCGCCGGGACTTCGTCTCCCTTCTCGCGAACGGGTCAAGTTCCTGCTGATTCGGCGCGACAACATCGGCGACCTGGTTTGCACGACGCCGTCCATTCTTGCCCTGCGCCGAACCTTTCCGCAATCCCGGATCGATCTGATGGTAAACGGGTACAACGCGGACGCAATCGTCGGGTTGCCGGAGCTGGACACCGTTCACATCTACCACAAGTCCAAACATGGACGCTTCCGATACGGGTGGCAGAATCACTTTCACTTGCTCGATCTTTTCCGCAAAATCAGGCGCGAACGATACGACGTCGCAATCGGTGTGGCCGGCCAGTTCAACAAGACAACCGCACGCTTCACGCTCATGAGCGGAGCCTTCCACAGGATCGGCTACGCAAGCCGTGCGTCTGCAATCCCGCTGTTCGAACGTCTTTGTTACACGCGGCTCGTGGCTCCGCCGGACCCCGGTTGCGGCGCGCACGAAGTTGAACTGTCCTACCGGCTCCTGGCTCCTCTCGGTATCAGGGACACTCCCGGCCCCATGAAGCTGGCGGTCCGCCGCGAGTGTTTGCAAGAAATCCGGGACCTGTTATTGTCCCGAAATGCCGTGGGACCGGTGGTCGGATTGCACATCAGCAGCCGTAGGCCGGAAAACCGTTGGGCTCCCGAAAACTTCGTCGAGTTGGCCCGAATGGTGTCGAGGGAAAGACCCGAAACGAAATTCCTGATTCTGTGGGCGCCGGGAGATGCCTCGAACCCTTATCATCCGGGAGACGACCGGAAAGCCCGCGACATTGCGGAAGCCTTGCGCGATTGTGCGGTTCCCTGCAGAACCGACACCATCCCCCGGTTGACCGCCGCGATGAGCGCCTGTAGATTGGTTATATGTGGGGATGGAGGCGCGATGCATATCGCGGCCGCCCTTCAGCGGCCCGTGGTCGCCATTTTCGGATCGAGCGACGCGTCCAGGTGGCGCCCCTGGGGAACAAAATGCGAACTGCTTCAGAAGGGACGGAAGGCGGACGACAACTCGGTGGAAGAAGTCTATCGATGCTGTGGAAAACTCATGATCGGCAGTTGA